From a region of the Leptospira kmetyi serovar Malaysia str. Bejo-Iso9 genome:
- a CDS encoding sulfatase family protein, whose product MLGPNELFKSIPKRIRTIFAEKRVRVYLVFFGIGMGISFVTLILNSSFQIMGVDLSEFKSLFLSFLPLFLKDYIQTLLSSGILFGAIGLLLSYGFANGKEKSELETTKEEDAGFSLRKEFWIFGVFVFLLWCHSIVFYPQLYGEFFFYRFAFLRFFLFFLTDWIFPWIPQTIALGILGFCAVRHSVVLIREKNWNRLVVFVAFCVFLFIFHRFGSVLGVFIATILYLSNGIFKNSKHQVASGVVVVLSAAVLFWNGKAEKKSIVAPFSETLPNILILSADSLRYDKMGYVLGKKGMSPHIDSLSADSVIFQDHHTTIPRTFPAWADLLTGRPSFVHGIQDMFPDAKDRSGLNENSSRTIPYFLSELGYRTNVVSSFAGDIFPRADWGFQTVKAPIFHAGTLTAQRILESQILLLPIVTGSIPGAGEYFKSLRGLPSLGDDSRILPDLFETLRKEKNPFFTVFFSSVTHFPFSPPYPYYKNFTNSEYYGKFKYFKFVDPSDSSELSAADREQIRGLFQAGIASFDDAVGEIVARLKEEGLYDSTLIVLTSDHGESLFEADHSHGHGEHLRGEGVTHIPLLIKFPKNAGAGKKFSGISSSLDLFPTLLETVLADVSHSPLKEKLSEEVKNRPGRNLSFALESATWKDLRNVYGETGIWFSDRGDHFFQKERIFYPNILRLHSIETGDLPLISIADPYAKESVIVSKHRMFQNANRKLLYIPSENGVIWRCYDRIADPWNEHPLPIGLCSSLKDSLVSFLISSGKFKKAGEYLLPSSN is encoded by the coding sequence GTCGATTCCGAAAAGAATACGAACGATCTTTGCGGAAAAACGAGTGCGCGTTTATCTCGTATTTTTTGGGATCGGAATGGGGATTTCCTTCGTTACTCTGATCTTGAACTCTTCGTTTCAGATCATGGGCGTGGATCTTTCCGAGTTCAAATCCCTCTTTTTGTCCTTTCTACCTCTATTCTTAAAAGATTATATTCAAACTTTATTATCCAGCGGGATTTTGTTTGGAGCGATCGGTTTGCTTTTGTCCTACGGGTTTGCAAACGGGAAAGAAAAAAGCGAACTCGAAACGACCAAAGAAGAGGACGCGGGTTTTTCTTTACGAAAAGAATTTTGGATCTTCGGAGTTTTTGTTTTTCTTCTTTGGTGTCATTCGATCGTATTCTATCCGCAACTCTACGGAGAATTTTTCTTTTATCGGTTCGCATTTTTGCGTTTCTTTTTATTCTTTTTGACCGATTGGATTTTTCCCTGGATTCCGCAGACGATCGCGCTCGGAATCTTGGGTTTTTGTGCGGTTCGACATTCGGTCGTTTTGATTCGAGAAAAGAATTGGAATCGGCTCGTCGTCTTCGTCGCCTTTTGCGTTTTTCTTTTTATCTTTCATCGTTTCGGAAGCGTTCTCGGTGTTTTTATTGCAACGATCTTGTATTTGTCGAACGGTATATTCAAAAATTCTAAACATCAAGTCGCTTCCGGCGTTGTCGTAGTGTTGTCTGCGGCGGTTCTTTTTTGGAACGGAAAAGCGGAGAAGAAATCGATCGTGGCTCCGTTTTCCGAAACTCTTCCGAACATTCTGATCCTAAGCGCGGACAGTCTGCGATACGACAAGATGGGATACGTTCTCGGAAAAAAGGGAATGAGTCCGCATATCGATTCCCTATCTGCAGATTCCGTAATATTCCAAGATCATCATACTACGATTCCGAGAACTTTTCCTGCCTGGGCGGATCTGCTCACGGGGCGGCCGAGTTTTGTACACGGGATTCAGGATATGTTTCCGGACGCAAAGGACCGTTCCGGTCTGAACGAGAATTCTTCCCGAACGATTCCGTATTTTCTTTCCGAGTTGGGTTATCGTACGAACGTCGTTTCTTCGTTTGCGGGGGATATTTTTCCGAGAGCGGATTGGGGTTTTCAAACGGTAAAGGCTCCGATCTTTCACGCGGGAACTCTTACGGCTCAGAGAATCTTAGAATCTCAGATTCTTCTTTTGCCGATCGTGACCGGTTCGATTCCCGGCGCGGGAGAATATTTTAAATCACTTCGCGGACTTCCGAGTCTCGGAGACGATTCCAGAATTCTTCCCGATCTTTTTGAAACCTTAAGAAAGGAAAAAAATCCGTTCTTTACGGTTTTCTTTTCCTCGGTGACGCATTTTCCGTTCAGTCCGCCGTATCCGTATTATAAGAATTTTACGAATTCGGAATATTATGGAAAGTTTAAGTATTTTAAGTTCGTGGATCCGAGCGATTCTTCCGAACTTTCCGCCGCGGATCGGGAACAGATTCGAGGTCTTTTTCAGGCGGGAATCGCTTCGTTTGACGACGCGGTCGGCGAGATCGTCGCCCGTCTGAAGGAAGAAGGTTTGTACGATTCCACTCTGATCGTTTTGACAAGCGATCACGGTGAATCCTTGTTCGAAGCCGATCACAGTCACGGGCACGGAGAACATCTGAGAGGGGAAGGTGTGACCCACATTCCGCTTCTGATTAAATTTCCGAAAAACGCGGGAGCCGGGAAAAAGTTTTCGGGCATCAGCAGTTCTTTGGATTTGTTTCCGACCTTGCTCGAAACGGTTTTGGCGGACGTTTCCCATTCTCCCTTAAAGGAAAAACTTTCCGAAGAAGTCAAAAATCGCCCGGGTCGAAATCTTTCTTTTGCGCTCGAGTCGGCGACTTGGAAGGATCTTCGAAACGTTTACGGAGAAACCGGGATTTGGTTCAGCGATCGAGGAGATCATTTCTTTCAAAAGGAAAGAATTTTCTATCCCAATATTCTTCGTTTGCATTCCATCGAAACCGGCGATCTTCCCTTGATTTCGATCGCGGATCCGTACGCAAAGGAAAGTGTGATCGTTTCCAAACACAGAATGTTTCAAAACGCGAATCGCAAGCTCCTCTACATTCCTTCGGAGAACGGGGTGATTTGGCGTTGTTATGATCGAATCGCCGATCCTTGGAACGAACATCCTCTTCCGATCGGACTATGTTCTTCCTTAAAGGATTCTCTTGTTTCGTTTTTGATCTCTTCGGGAAAATTCAAGAAAGCGGGAGAGTATTTGCTACCTTCCTCAAATTGA